The Pyruvatibacter sp. HU-CL02332 genome includes a window with the following:
- a CDS encoding fumarylacetoacetate hydrolase family protein → MRPVPDFADIPKSLIDVLPESEVLLERISKSVADVPPLLLDDVSLLAPIPMPGKILAIGLNYRAHVEETGREVSPHQIWFNKQRTCIAGPHDLIDKPVASDMVDYEGELVVVIGKRCRHVPADRAHEVIAGYMVGNDVSVRDWQRRTPTMQMGKSFDTHGPTGPWMVTVDEIKDPQNLTIKTSVNGEERQSSNTSSMIHSIRDQIEHLTTAFTLEPGDLIFTGTPEGVGAAMDPPQFLKDGDVVRIEIGDVGAIENRVADEVAKTIVG, encoded by the coding sequence GTGCGTCCGGTTCCAGATTTTGCAGACATTCCCAAGAGCCTGATTGATGTCCTGCCTGAATCTGAGGTTCTACTGGAGCGGATTTCCAAGTCTGTCGCAGATGTTCCGCCGCTCCTGCTCGATGATGTTTCCCTTCTGGCACCCATTCCGATGCCGGGGAAAATTCTGGCCATTGGACTCAACTACCGGGCTCATGTTGAAGAGACCGGTCGTGAGGTGTCACCGCATCAAATCTGGTTCAACAAGCAGCGCACCTGTATTGCGGGGCCTCATGACCTTATCGACAAGCCCGTCGCATCCGACATGGTGGACTACGAAGGTGAGTTGGTGGTGGTAATCGGCAAGCGATGTCGGCATGTTCCGGCGGACCGGGCTCACGAAGTCATCGCTGGGTACATGGTCGGAAACGACGTGTCTGTGCGTGACTGGCAACGCCGCACGCCGACAATGCAGATGGGCAAAAGCTTCGATACCCACGGGCCGACCGGACCATGGATGGTCACCGTCGATGAAATTAAGGACCCCCAGAACCTGACCATTAAGACATCGGTCAATGGAGAAGAGCGTCAAAGCTCCAACACATCGTCGATGATCCACTCCATTCGGGATCAGATTGAGCACCTGACGACCGCCTTTACTCTGGAGCCGGGTGACCTGATTTTTACTGGCACGCCTGAAGGCGTGGGAGCGGCAATGGACCCGCCGCAGTTTCTGAAAGATGGCGATGTTGTTCGGATTGAAATCGGCGATGTGGGCGCAATCGAGAACCGCGTGGCAGATGAAGTAGCGAAGACGATTGTCGGCTAG
- a CDS encoding HU family DNA-binding protein has translation MSKAEFIENVAAAGDMSKAEAKRAVELVFGEIEKGLKGAKKEGKYTIGTFGTFTISKRAARMGRNPQTGEAIKIKASKVLRFKPAAQLKDAAGC, from the coding sequence ATGAGCAAGGCAGAATTTATCGAGAATGTTGCAGCTGCAGGCGACATGTCCAAGGCAGAAGCCAAGCGCGCAGTTGAGCTCGTGTTCGGCGAAATCGAAAAAGGCCTGAAGGGCGCGAAGAAGGAAGGCAAGTACACAATCGGTACTTTCGGGACCTTCACAATCTCCAAGCGCGCAGCGCGTATGGGGCGTAACCCGCAAACGGGTGAAGCGATCAAGATCAAGGCATCAAAAGTGCTTCGCTTCAAGCCAGCCGCTCAGCTTAAAGACGCAGCCGGCTGCTAA
- a CDS encoding bifunctional alpha/beta hydrolase/OsmC family protein: MAKQIQRIEFTGSLGEKLAGRLEMPKGQPRAYALFAHCFTCSKDIFAATRIASRLCDHGIAVLRFDFTGLGHSDGDFANTDFSSNVADLVHAANYLRDTHEAPSILIGHSLGGAAVLAAAGDVPEAKAVATIGAPADAAHVAENFGTKIGDIEADGEAEVELAGRPFRIRKAFLDDIRSQEISPRIASLKKALIVFHGPRDATVGIENAEKIFLAAKHPKSFVSLDDADHLLSRRADATYVADVLSSWATRYLGEEAVEEKALVKPDPERVTVVETRKGKFQSQVLAGEHVQLADEPESYGGLDTGPTPYQYLNAALGACTAMTMRLYADRKSIPMERVVVRVGHDRIHVDDCEECTATDGNTQGQVDVMNREIEVSGNLDDEQRRKLMEIADKCPVHRTLENKLVVRTTQTQT, from the coding sequence ATGGCCAAGCAGATACAACGCATCGAATTTACAGGCAGCCTTGGCGAAAAGTTGGCTGGCCGGCTTGAAATGCCCAAGGGGCAACCCCGCGCATATGCGCTTTTTGCCCATTGCTTTACCTGCTCCAAGGACATTTTTGCCGCGACCCGCATTGCGTCACGGCTGTGTGATCATGGTATCGCAGTCCTACGCTTTGATTTTACCGGCCTGGGCCACTCTGACGGCGACTTTGCCAACACGGATTTTTCATCCAACGTGGCTGACTTGGTTCACGCCGCAAATTATCTGCGCGATACCCACGAGGCGCCGTCCATTCTGATCGGCCATAGCCTTGGCGGTGCCGCCGTACTTGCCGCCGCTGGAGATGTGCCGGAGGCAAAGGCCGTTGCCACCATTGGCGCCCCGGCTGACGCGGCCCACGTTGCGGAAAACTTTGGCACCAAAATCGGTGATATCGAGGCGGATGGTGAAGCAGAAGTGGAGCTCGCCGGTCGGCCGTTCCGCATTCGAAAAGCCTTTCTGGACGATATTCGCAGCCAGGAAATCTCACCGCGTATCGCCAGCCTGAAGAAAGCACTCATCGTATTTCACGGTCCGCGGGATGCGACCGTTGGAATTGAAAATGCCGAGAAGATTTTTCTGGCAGCGAAGCACCCGAAGAGCTTTGTGTCCCTTGATGATGCGGATCATCTTCTCTCCCGTCGGGCCGATGCCACCTACGTCGCTGATGTGCTGTCCTCATGGGCCACTCGTTACCTCGGCGAAGAGGCTGTGGAAGAGAAGGCCCTCGTAAAACCTGATCCAGAACGCGTCACCGTTGTAGAAACGCGCAAGGGCAAGTTTCAGTCGCAGGTCCTAGCTGGCGAGCATGTTCAGCTTGCCGATGAGCCGGAAAGCTATGGTGGGTTGGATACCGGACCAACGCCGTATCAGTATTTGAACGCTGCACTTGGTGCCTGCACCGCTATGACCATGCGACTTTATGCGGACCGAAAATCAATTCCCATGGAACGCGTAGTTGTCCGTGTGGGGCATGACCGCATTCATGTAGATGACTGTGAGGAATGCACTGCCACAGATGGCAATACGCAAGGTCAGGTTGATGTCATGAACCGGGAAATCGAAGTATCCGGAAATCTGGATGATGAGCAGCGCCGCAAGCTGATGGAGATAGCGGACAAGTGCCCTGTCCATCGCACCTTGGAAAACAAGCTAGTGGTCCGCACCACCCAAACCCAAACGTGA
- a CDS encoding peptidoglycan-binding protein encodes MPLTFLQKRAAQAIINVFETGTPGGDYAMVTLLPGDSGHLTYGRAQTTLGSGNLHLLIKAYCEAANAALSSQLSRYLRRLEDIDLALDHDFEFRSLLTQAGADPVMQEVQDAFFDRLYWTPAEVAAGSLGIGDPLALAVVYDGKVHGSWIRIRDRVNERHGRPAIIGQRGWVHRYVAERRAWLAGHSNHLLRRTVYRMDAFSSLMDNNNWSLALPFSVRGQQINQHVLGVPPVRVTAEDTQQRTLRLTTPAMTGPDVEALERALAERGWAINIDGVFDDGTKRCVTQFQDEVGLVADGIAGPATLSALDLA; translated from the coding sequence ATGCCCCTCACATTCCTTCAAAAACGCGCCGCACAGGCCATCATCAATGTTTTTGAGACCGGAACACCCGGCGGTGACTACGCCATGGTCACATTGCTGCCAGGTGACAGTGGCCATCTCACCTATGGTCGGGCACAGACGACACTTGGTTCTGGAAATCTGCATCTGCTCATAAAGGCCTATTGCGAGGCCGCAAATGCGGCCCTGTCCAGTCAGCTATCGCGATACTTGAGGCGGCTTGAAGACATTGACCTGGCATTGGATCACGACTTCGAGTTTCGCTCGCTCCTGACCCAAGCGGGTGCCGACCCTGTCATGCAGGAAGTCCAGGATGCGTTCTTTGATCGTCTATATTGGACACCAGCCGAGGTTGCTGCAGGCAGCCTCGGCATCGGTGATCCCTTGGCACTTGCCGTGGTCTATGACGGAAAGGTGCATGGGTCATGGATACGCATTCGAGACCGTGTCAACGAGCGGCACGGGCGGCCTGCCATTATCGGTCAGCGTGGTTGGGTGCATCGTTATGTTGCCGAACGGCGCGCGTGGCTGGCCGGACATTCCAACCATCTGCTGCGACGTACCGTCTACCGGATGGATGCGTTTTCGTCCCTGATGGACAACAACAATTGGTCCCTCGCCTTACCGTTTTCAGTGCGTGGGCAGCAGATCAACCAGCACGTCCTCGGCGTGCCACCTGTGCGCGTCACAGCTGAAGATACACAGCAGAGGACACTACGTCTGACCACGCCGGCAATGACCGGCCCGGATGTGGAGGCCCTCGAACGCGCGCTCGCAGAGCGTGGCTGGGCCATCAACATTGATGGTGTGTTCGATGACGGGACCAAGCGTTGTGTCACTCAGTTCCAGGATGAAGTTGGCCTTGTTGCTGACGGCATTGCCGGTCCTGCGACACTGTCAGCTCTGGATCTGGCTTAA
- a CDS encoding heme lyase CcmF/NrfE family subunit produces the protein MIPEIGHFALVLALAVAVVQTGLGLYGPALADARLMVMASRAASLQVILLIVSFAALTYAFVTSDFSVINVYENSHSAKPMLYKVTGVWGNHEGSMLLWVLILAIFGASVANFGANLPDSLKARVLGVQGLIGAVFSLFVVLASNPFVRLSPTPINGTDLNPLLQDPGLAFHPPFLYGGYVGLSVAFSFAAAALIEGRVDAAWARWVRPWALAAWASLTVGIALGSWWAYYELGWGGYWFWDPVENASLMPWLAATALLHSAIVVERRGALKSWTVLLAILAFSLSLLGTFLVRSGVLTSVHAFAVDPERGLFILGILIFFIGGALALYAWRAPSLKLGGLFAPVSRESALVINNLLLTASTAAVLIGTLYPLVLEGVTGEKISVGPPFFNGTFIPIILPLLLLVPFGPMLAWKRADALATAQRLYAAAVAALVVGLIALFVVEGAPILAAVGLAIATWLVVGAGVEIAERVKLGKIPFGQSMNRLKGLPRSAWGTAIAHAGVGVLVFGVVGVTAGAQERVVLMQAGQTLEIGPYELTFDGVTPAPGPNYEADRGIFTVNRNGTVVGQLTPEKRFYPVAKMPTTEAAIRTTILDDVYVVLGDPQPGTAPGQTQWIVRAYHNPLQPLVWVGCIIMVLGSVVSLSDRRLRVGAPARKKANTPSAAGEAAA, from the coding sequence ATGATTCCTGAAATCGGGCATTTTGCACTCGTGCTCGCCCTGGCTGTCGCGGTTGTCCAAACCGGCCTTGGTCTATATGGGCCGGCGCTGGCAGACGCGCGGTTGATGGTGATGGCATCTCGGGCGGCAAGCCTTCAGGTGATCCTGCTGATCGTTTCTTTCGCCGCGCTGACTTATGCATTCGTGACGTCAGATTTTTCCGTCATCAATGTCTATGAGAACAGCCATTCCGCCAAACCGATGCTCTACAAGGTCACCGGTGTTTGGGGGAACCATGAAGGGTCGATGCTCCTGTGGGTCCTGATCCTGGCAATCTTCGGTGCCAGCGTGGCCAATTTCGGCGCTAATCTCCCGGACTCATTGAAGGCGCGTGTTCTGGGCGTGCAGGGACTCATTGGCGCGGTATTCAGCCTGTTCGTGGTGCTGGCATCCAACCCCTTCGTGCGCCTGTCACCCACGCCGATAAACGGCACAGATCTAAACCCGCTTCTTCAAGACCCGGGCCTCGCCTTTCATCCGCCGTTCCTCTACGGCGGCTATGTGGGGCTGTCAGTAGCCTTCTCATTTGCGGCTGCTGCACTCATCGAAGGTCGCGTTGATGCAGCATGGGCCCGCTGGGTCCGCCCATGGGCGCTGGCTGCATGGGCATCGCTGACGGTTGGCATCGCACTTGGAAGTTGGTGGGCTTACTACGAACTGGGTTGGGGCGGATACTGGTTCTGGGATCCGGTTGAAAACGCATCACTCATGCCGTGGCTAGCGGCAACAGCCTTGCTCCATTCCGCAATCGTTGTTGAGCGACGCGGCGCGTTGAAATCATGGACCGTGTTGTTGGCCATTCTGGCATTCTCGCTGTCCTTGTTGGGGACATTCCTCGTGCGCTCTGGCGTACTCACCTCCGTGCATGCTTTTGCCGTTGATCCGGAACGCGGCCTTTTCATACTGGGCATTCTGATCTTCTTCATTGGCGGCGCATTGGCGCTCTATGCCTGGCGAGCGCCAAGTCTCAAACTTGGCGGACTTTTTGCGCCTGTGAGCCGCGAGTCCGCGCTGGTGATCAATAACTTGCTGCTCACAGCATCTACAGCGGCTGTGCTTATCGGCACGTTGTATCCACTCGTCCTTGAAGGCGTGACCGGCGAAAAAATCTCGGTTGGGCCGCCGTTCTTCAACGGCACATTCATTCCTATCATTCTTCCCTTGCTGCTGTTGGTGCCGTTCGGACCAATGCTGGCGTGGAAACGAGCTGATGCCCTTGCAACAGCACAACGGCTCTATGCAGCTGCCGTTGCGGCACTTGTTGTGGGCCTCATCGCCCTCTTCGTTGTTGAGGGGGCACCGATTTTGGCCGCTGTCGGCTTGGCCATTGCAACGTGGCTGGTGGTCGGTGCAGGCGTTGAAATCGCGGAGCGCGTGAAGCTTGGCAAAATACCCTTTGGCCAAAGCATGAATCGTCTCAAAGGTTTGCCGCGCTCTGCATGGGGCACGGCAATCGCCCATGCAGGTGTGGGCGTGCTCGTCTTTGGCGTGGTTGGTGTCACAGCGGGCGCGCAGGAACGTGTGGTGTTGATGCAAGCAGGCCAGACGCTTGAGATCGGTCCATATGAGTTGACCTTTGATGGCGTCACTCCTGCACCCGGGCCTAACTACGAAGCAGATCGCGGCATCTTCACGGTCAATCGTAACGGCACCGTTGTTGGTCAGCTCACACCGGAAAAACGATTCTACCCGGTCGCAAAAATGCCGACGACCGAAGCTGCCATCCGAACGACCATTCTCGACGATGTGTATGTCGTGCTTGGCGATCCACAACCCGGCACTGCGCCAGGCCAAACCCAGTGGATTGTTCGCGCCTATCACAATCCGCTTCAGCCGCTCGTATGGGTAGGCTGCATCATCATGGTACTGGGCAGTGTTGTCTCTCTCTCTGACCGGCGGCTGCGCGTCGGGGCTCCAGCGCGCAAAAAGGCGAATACGCCATCTGCGGCCGGTGAGGCTGCCGCATGA
- a CDS encoding LemA family protein gives MEILLGLIAVVLIGGYVWYVTLIGRRNRALEALSSIDVQLRKRHDLIPNVLKIAQRFMEHEKELLTELTELRANAMSDYDKSDPAAVKNHIESEQRLQSGMMRFFATAEAYPELRSAETMVNAQETYSEVEGHISASRRFYNAAVTDLNNSVQIFPGSLIANMAGVHPMPFYEIEEAARAPVDASDFLK, from the coding sequence ATGGAAATCCTGCTTGGCCTGATCGCTGTCGTGCTGATAGGCGGCTACGTTTGGTACGTCACACTCATTGGACGGCGCAATCGGGCATTGGAAGCTTTGTCATCTATCGATGTGCAGCTGCGTAAGCGCCATGACCTTATCCCCAATGTGCTCAAGATCGCTCAGCGGTTCATGGAGCACGAAAAGGAATTGCTCACTGAATTGACTGAGCTGCGTGCCAACGCAATGTCCGACTACGACAAATCTGATCCCGCAGCTGTCAAGAATCATATTGAATCGGAGCAACGGCTCCAATCCGGCATGATGCGGTTTTTTGCAACGGCTGAAGCTTATCCCGAGCTACGTTCAGCGGAGACCATGGTCAATGCGCAGGAAACCTATTCCGAGGTGGAAGGACATATCTCCGCATCCCGGCGTTTCTACAACGCAGCAGTAACCGATTTGAACAATTCAGTGCAGATTTTTCCAGGTAGTCTCATTGCCAATATGGCGGGTGTACACCCAATGCCATTCTATGAAATTGAGGAAGCCGCGCGGGCTCCGGTTGACGCGTCTGACTTTCTCAAATAG
- a CDS encoding response regulator transcription factor, translating to MQQQTLQTVGEDVRVLVVEDDVEAAAYIVKGLRESGHVVDHAADGDDGLNLAMSGQFDVLVIDRMLPKQDGLSVVSSLRDEGRTTPVLFLSALGEVEDRVSGLRAGGDDYLTKPFAFAELLARIEVLVRRASPGEAQQTRMRVGGLEMDLLSRKVTRDGTDIDLQPREFRLLEYLMKHAGQVVTRTMLLENVWEYHFDPQTNVIDVHVSRLRAKIDKNFETPLLHTVRGAGYTLRAPE from the coding sequence ATGCAGCAGCAAACACTTCAAACCGTAGGAGAAGACGTGCGCGTCCTTGTTGTGGAAGATGACGTCGAGGCAGCCGCCTACATCGTCAAGGGTCTGCGCGAAAGCGGCCATGTGGTCGATCACGCAGCAGACGGAGACGATGGGTTGAACCTCGCCATGTCCGGCCAGTTCGATGTGCTGGTCATAGACCGCATGCTGCCCAAGCAGGATGGATTGTCGGTGGTTTCTTCTCTGCGCGACGAAGGCCGCACGACGCCGGTCTTGTTTCTCAGCGCGCTTGGTGAGGTAGAAGATCGGGTCAGCGGCCTGCGCGCTGGCGGCGACGACTATCTGACAAAGCCGTTTGCCTTCGCTGAACTTCTTGCTCGCATCGAAGTGCTTGTTCGGCGTGCCAGCCCGGGTGAGGCACAGCAAACCCGCATGCGGGTTGGAGGTCTTGAAATGGACCTTCTGTCGCGCAAGGTGACACGCGACGGCACTGACATTGATCTGCAGCCGCGAGAGTTCCGCCTGCTGGAGTATCTCATGAAGCACGCGGGGCAGGTCGTTACGCGAACGATGTTGCTCGAAAATGTCTGGGAGTACCATTTCGATCCGCAGACCAACGTAATCGACGTTCACGTGTCGCGCTTGCGAGCTAAGATCGACAAGAACTTTGAGACGCCCCTGCTCCATACGGTGCGTGGCGCGGGTTATACGTTGCGTGCCCCAGAGTAA
- a CDS encoding cytochrome c-type biogenesis protein, which yields MLKAGVLSLAVVIAVATAPAKAYEPSEVLSDPALETRARALSADLRCMVCQNQSIDDSNAPLAKDLRILVRDRLVQGDTDEEVMDYVVDRYGEYVLLRPRVAPHTYLLWFGPFIVLLLAGGLAVRYFMNRSVDSLAEEGTPLSDEERLRVGQILGKSD from the coding sequence ATGCTCAAGGCTGGTGTTCTCAGCCTTGCGGTGGTCATAGCCGTCGCGACTGCGCCAGCGAAAGCTTATGAGCCAAGCGAAGTTCTCAGCGACCCGGCTTTGGAAACAAGGGCTCGCGCACTGAGCGCAGACCTACGTTGCATGGTGTGCCAGAACCAGTCGATCGACGACTCGAATGCCCCTTTGGCAAAAGACCTGCGAATTTTGGTGCGTGACCGTCTGGTCCAGGGGGACACCGACGAAGAGGTCATGGACTACGTGGTGGATCGATACGGTGAATATGTGCTGCTGCGGCCGCGAGTGGCTCCACACACCTATTTGCTCTGGTTTGGGCCGTTCATCGTGTTGTTATTGGCCGGGGGGCTTGCGGTTCGTTACTTTATGAACCGGAGCGTTGACAGCTTGGCGGAAGAGGGCACTCCGTTGAGCGATGAAGAACGCCTGCGGGTTGGTCAGATTTTGGGCAAATCCGACTGA
- a CDS encoding DUF3137 domain-containing protein, translating to MANAAKSLEEVEASYPAFEGLSAFYQRELEPYLIEQEQLREAAHGKLKKYSAIALSAGAAALLTIWFLGGFSSGWIGFVLAAVVVIAVIGVMAYYTSSVSEVTSRVKGEVLHRLSTFLGFTYNADPISAQLDWFRDVRIIPSYDRRSLEDEIEGSHEGVSFTLCEAHLEDRRTRTDSDGRTETYYVTVFNGLLARFTFPKPFAARTILTSDGGVIGNFFGGFGKSNERVRLEDPRFEKLFEVFSDDQVEARYLLTPTFMERVTQLADTVGGQLQLAFDGDRLLITINGGGDRFEGGGMFKRADDPGQIAKIASEIGLVFEIIHVLRLNASTRT from the coding sequence ATGGCCAACGCAGCAAAATCACTTGAGGAAGTTGAAGCCTCATACCCGGCATTTGAGGGTCTATCGGCGTTCTATCAGCGTGAGCTTGAGCCTTATCTGATTGAGCAAGAACAACTGCGCGAAGCTGCCCACGGGAAGCTCAAAAAATACTCGGCAATTGCTTTGTCAGCCGGTGCCGCTGCGCTCCTGACCATATGGTTTTTGGGCGGGTTCTCATCGGGTTGGATTGGTTTCGTTCTTGCTGCTGTCGTAGTGATCGCGGTTATTGGTGTGATGGCCTACTACACCTCCAGCGTGTCTGAGGTGACAAGCCGTGTGAAGGGCGAGGTGCTGCACCGGTTGAGCACCTTCCTTGGGTTCACCTACAACGCAGATCCCATCTCCGCCCAGCTGGATTGGTTCCGAGATGTCCGAATAATCCCCAGCTACGACCGACGATCACTTGAAGATGAAATTGAAGGTAGCCATGAAGGAGTGAGCTTCACCCTGTGTGAAGCGCATCTCGAAGACCGGCGGACACGCACAGACAGCGATGGCCGAACGGAGACGTACTACGTCACCGTGTTCAATGGCCTGTTGGCACGCTTTACATTTCCCAAGCCTTTTGCTGCACGGACCATTCTCACCAGCGACGGCGGTGTGATTGGTAACTTCTTTGGTGGTTTCGGAAAAAGCAATGAGCGGGTGCGGTTGGAAGACCCTCGCTTTGAAAAGCTGTTTGAAGTCTTTTCTGATGATCAAGTTGAAGCGCGATATTTGCTGACGCCGACCTTCATGGAACGGGTGACGCAGTTGGCCGATACCGTAGGCGGACAGCTTCAGTTGGCGTTCGATGGCGACCGTCTTTTGATAACCATCAACGGTGGTGGCGACCGTTTTGAGGGTGGCGGCATGTTCAAGCGAGCAGACGACCCTGGTCAGATTGCAAAGATCGCCAGCGAGATTGGTCTCGTATTTGAGATCATTCATGTGCTGAGACTAAACGCGTCTACGCGCACCTGA
- a CDS encoding ATP-binding protein, which yields MPQSKLLSTTTFRLALVYLALFLASSSALLGYLYWNTAGFLARQTEATVQAETIALVTQLDESGRAGLVLAVITKARDPRQNLYLLEDTNGEKLGGNLDVWPDAQPGDGGWISFDYGRRTVEGEIETHEAQAIATRLPDDMRLLVGQDIEERRRLEAQITNALAWAVAAMIVLGIVGGAIISRNVVARIDDINRTAKDIMGGELSRRIPVSGAGDEIDQLAENLNDMLDQIERLMSGMRQVTDNIAHDLRSPLNRLRNRLEVTLMKPATQEEYAEALERSIFEADELLGTFNALLLIARAEAGAARDGMAWVDLSALAQDAAELYEPVADEAGLSLTLDIEPDLEYRGHRELLAQAIANLLDNAIKHAGGKAGGSAVQLSVKSRGMLGAEVTVADNGPGVGVDDRERVLGRFVRLEQSRNTPGSGLGLSLVSAVTRLHGGDLRLEDNQPGLRVVISLARRARRRPSEIAAE from the coding sequence GTGCCCCAGAGTAAGCTCCTTTCCACGACAACTTTCCGGCTGGCGCTGGTTTATCTCGCCCTGTTTCTGGCGTCCTCCAGTGCCCTGCTCGGATACCTGTACTGGAACACAGCTGGCTTCCTTGCCCGCCAGACCGAGGCAACTGTGCAGGCGGAAACAATTGCACTTGTCACTCAGCTTGACGAAAGCGGCCGTGCTGGTCTGGTCCTTGCCGTGATTACCAAGGCACGTGATCCACGGCAGAACCTCTATCTGCTGGAGGACACGAATGGTGAAAAGCTGGGTGGCAACCTGGATGTATGGCCGGATGCCCAACCAGGTGATGGCGGTTGGATCAGCTTTGACTATGGTCGCCGCACGGTCGAAGGCGAAATTGAAACCCACGAAGCGCAAGCAATCGCGACCCGGCTTCCAGATGATATGCGTCTGCTGGTCGGCCAGGACATTGAAGAACGTCGCCGCCTTGAAGCACAGATAACCAATGCTCTTGCATGGGCAGTGGCCGCCATGATCGTACTTGGCATTGTCGGCGGTGCAATCATCAGCCGCAACGTGGTGGCGCGTATTGACGATATCAACCGCACCGCCAAGGACATTATGGGTGGTGAGCTTTCACGGCGCATTCCAGTCTCGGGTGCCGGCGACGAGATTGATCAGCTTGCGGAAAACCTCAACGACATGCTCGACCAAATCGAGCGTTTGATGTCCGGAATGCGGCAGGTGACTGACAACATTGCCCATGACCTGAGAAGTCCGCTCAATCGTCTGCGGAACCGCCTGGAAGTGACCTTGATGAAACCGGCAACCCAGGAAGAATACGCCGAGGCACTAGAACGATCCATTTTTGAAGCAGACGAACTTCTGGGAACGTTCAACGCACTCTTGTTGATCGCACGCGCCGAAGCAGGCGCTGCGCGAGACGGCATGGCTTGGGTCGATTTGAGCGCACTGGCTCAGGATGCAGCTGAGCTCTATGAGCCGGTAGCCGACGAAGCTGGCCTCTCCCTGACCTTGGATATCGAGCCAGATCTAGAATATCGCGGCCACCGGGAGTTGTTGGCTCAGGCGATTGCCAATCTCCTCGACAATGCAATCAAACACGCCGGTGGAAAAGCAGGCGGGTCAGCTGTCCAGCTGTCAGTCAAGAGTCGCGGCATGCTGGGAGCTGAGGTTACCGTTGCTGACAATGGTCCAGGTGTGGGGGTTGATGACCGAGAGCGTGTGCTTGGAAGGTTTGTGCGCCTTGAGCAGAGCCGCAATACGCCCGGGAGTGGTCTTGGACTGAGCCTTGTGAGCGCCGTGACGCGTCTGCATGGCGGTGACCTCCGGCTTGAGGATAATCAGCCTGGCCTGCGGGTAGTGATCTCGCTCGCCCGACGAGCACGCCGTCGCCCCAGCGAAATTGCAGCTGAATAG
- the ccmE gene encoding cytochrome c maturation protein CcmE, whose protein sequence is MTRTRKPRTRKSYRAAFIGVSVLVLGAAVILALSALEDTVVFFYSPTDVAEKGMPVGEYARIGGLVVEGSVSKEGASTIFSVTDTQNSIQVAYGGILPDLFREGQGIVAEGEFEVTGRFEASRVLAKHDENYMPPEVADALKASGQWKETTE, encoded by the coding sequence ATGACCCGCACCAGAAAACCACGCACCCGCAAGTCCTACCGCGCTGCCTTTATTGGCGTATCGGTACTTGTACTCGGCGCCGCTGTGATTCTAGCGCTTAGCGCGCTTGAGGACACGGTGGTCTTCTTTTACAGCCCCACTGACGTGGCGGAAAAAGGCATGCCGGTAGGCGAATATGCCCGCATCGGCGGACTCGTAGTCGAGGGAAGCGTCAGTAAAGAAGGCGCCTCAACCATCTTTTCGGTGACGGACACCCAAAACAGCATACAGGTCGCATATGGCGGCATACTGCCGGATCTCTTTAGAGAAGGGCAGGGTATTGTGGCTGAGGGGGAGTTCGAGGTTACCGGCCGTTTTGAGGCGTCCCGGGTCCTTGCCAAGCACGATGAAAACTACATGCCTCCTGAGGTCGCTGATGCATTGAAGGCATCAGGCCAGTGGAAGGAAACAACCGAATGA